The following proteins are encoded in a genomic region of Hydra vulgaris chromosome 05, alternate assembly HydraT2T_AEP:
- the LOC136080418 gene encoding probable DNA-directed RNA polymerase subunit delta: MGFNKSGINFYIEDNLFNNVFYSNNGVSKSGINFYIEDNLFNNDTKETLKRVLNKSPISKVMASVPFYLSLICAIISESKHRDEYSYLTMSDLYASIFFYFFQKLVNRANEPIYKMMENDHNRKFIFNISKIAYCLLMENKFVFSRKEIEVCFSDFNDVEDRLSGFIERIETNLGYHYQFVNLTIMEFCAFVFAYNSFTEGEIMSNKKLKRNSIKEKGYDDDDYDDDDDDDDDDDDDDDDDDDGDDDDNDDDSNDGYDEHVDHNDV; the protein is encoded by the exons gaattaatttttatatagaagataatttattcaataatgTTTTCTATTCAAATAATGGGGTTAGCAAAAGtggaattaatttttatatagaagataatttattcaataatgATACTAAAGAAACTcttaaaagagttttaaataaatctccTATTTCAAAAGTCATGGCATCTGTGCCTTTTTATTTGTCTCTTATTTGTGCAATAATTTCTGAATCAAAGCATAGAGATGAATATTCCTACCTAACTATGTCAGATTTGTATgctagtatatttttttatttttttcaaaaacttgtcAACAGAGCTAACGAGCCGATTTATAAGATGATGGAAAATGAtcataatagaaaatttatatttaatatttctaaaattgcATATTGCTTGTTGATGgaaaataagtttgttttttccAGAAAAGAAATTGAAGTTTGTTTTAGTGACTTTAATGATGTTGAAGATAGACTTTCTGGTTTTATTGAGAGAATTGAAACAAACTTGGGTTATCATTATCAATTTGTAAACCTAACAATAATGGAGTTCTGTGCATTTGTGTTTGCATACAATAGTTTCACTGAGGGTGAGATTATGtccaacaaaaaactaaaaag aaacagcataaaagagaaaggttatgatgatgatgattatgatgatgatgatgatgatgatgatgatgatgatgatgatgatgatgatgatgatgatggtgatgatgatgataatgatgatgatagcAATGATGGTTATGATGaacatgttgatcataat gatgtataa